Proteins encoded in a region of the Rutidosis leptorrhynchoides isolate AG116_Rl617_1_P2 chromosome 9, CSIRO_AGI_Rlap_v1, whole genome shotgun sequence genome:
- the LOC139869023 gene encoding uncharacterized protein, translated as MNFMLSAYLISTLQVVVGGYNGLKMDIVLRIPGIGGGQFRKRVFVFVDKKRYVLVSDLIRAFERHYDYADDDVVRIFLLLVLVHDFIDSYAEFVVDDELLRLVEDLNAWNSFPWGSYVWHHTFRQLSQCPRRHVTFYPNTPTKNSVYDLQGFIPAFKIWIFEVLPFISRYATKDRCDHHPRILDWKQREEIGWVRCVELEKTMSMESEYRPRL; from the exons ATGAACTTTATGCTTAGTGCTTACTTGATCTCCACATTGCAG GTGGTTGTTGGTGGTTATAATGGCTTAAAAATGGATATA GTTCTTAGAATTCCAGGAATTGGTGGAGGACAGTTTAGAAAACGGGTCTTCGTATTTGTGGATAAGAAACGTTACGTACTCGTGTCTGATCTTATACGTGCTTTTGAACGTCATTATGATTACGCAGATGATGATGTAGTTCGAATTTTTTTGTTATTGGTTTTGGTTCATGATTTTATTGATTCTTACGCTGAGTTTGTTGTTGATGATGAGTTACTGAGACTAGTTGAAGATTTGAATGCGTGGAATAGTTTTCCTTGGGGTAGCTATGTTTGGCATCACACTTTCAGACAACTGTCTCAATGTCCTAGACGTCATGTAACGTTTTATCCTAACACACCTACAAAAAATTCGGTGTACGATCTTCAAGGCTTTATCCCAGCCTTCAAG ATATGGATTTTTGAAGTGCTTCCGTTTATAAGTCGATATGCTACAAAGGACCGATGTGATCATCATCCTCGAATTCTTGATTGGAAACAAAGGGAAGAAATTGGTTGGGTACGATGTGTAGAGTTGGAAAAGACGATGTCTATGGAG AGCGAGTATAGACCgagactgtga
- the LOC139866606 gene encoding putative metallophosphoesterase At3g03305 produces the protein MNIINITIMMLLIVITLFVHRCNSSSNEKNREIIEIKGENDVVWIVQLSDLHFSVHYPERAFEFQKFVSSTLSMINPSLVLITGDLTDGKSKDHLTMKQNEEEWIEYQKTVENVITMSGLDKNLFYDLRGNHDNFGVPVIGGAFDYFSNYSITGQLGRSQSVNSVTLQTSNRNVLFVSVDTTMSAGLRGPTNLFGHPTDELLKDLSSHLSQWGSTPTKPLTKIAFGHFPLSFSVPSNSKKTLKDIFLENSITAYLCGHLHSRFGKNLKRHHVVDQNDLFQLNIHQKGSSVNCANGGANVDEFWEMEMGDWRKSRAMRVIAVDKGRLSFVDTNLKMGAKTILILPAFPLDSRFMSTTMLNKYKCESMEDISHIRALVFSSTTIASVKVKIYDSRRGGLDMVLEASMSKIEDLYTVPWNAKVFMDPSPNRYWLQIEATNINDEMSSTELIPFSLSGFRADLSWTWTEFFVMGIQWAELYYPLFWSFYFLMLTVLILPKTVISLSNRQYTYKYFKANKGVLNGLTWIFSEVHNIPYLWIMMLGYLLYLVLCPWFLGQVYTEGGDRGYMTYKGWVVKFNDLKKLEFIGLPDVMVVVLPHLYFVVLPAVLIIGAVAADKAVYQDYVCSLSGKKKDDDGVNDVRSRSTNHISGRILNQLCIWARSILVIFTLGVCWKHIKSCWALMNAYEMNPIIHFPFYSFSIPLLLAYVFYKTKRV, from the exons ATGAATATCATTAACATTACGATTATGATGCTACTAATTGTTATTACATTATTTGTCCATAGATGTAACTCTAGTAGTAATGAGAAAAACAGAGAAATTATAGAAATAAAAGGTGAAAACGACGTCGTGTGGATCGTTCAGTTATCTGATCTTCATTTTAGTGTTCATTACCCTGAACGAGCTTTTGAATTCCAGAAATTTGTTAGTTCTACACTTTCTATGATTAATCCGTCACTAGTTCTCATCACTGGCGATCTCACTG ATGGTAAAAGTAAGGATCATTTAACGATGAAACAGAATGAAGAAGAATGGATTGAATACCAAAAGACAGTGGAAAACGTGATAACGATGAGCGGACTTGATAAGAACCTCTTTTATGATCTTAGAGGAAATCATGATAACTTTGGTGTGCCCGTAATTGGTGGTGCATTTGACTATTTTTCAAACTATAGCATTACCGGACAATTGGGAAGAAGTCAGTCTGTGAATAGTGTTACTCTGCAG ACTAGCAATCGAAATGTTCTATTTGTTTCAGTCGACACCACCATGTCCGCCGGCTTACGTGGTCCCACTAATCTTTTTGGGCATCCCACGGACGAGCTATTAAAAGATTTAAGCTCTCATCTCTCGCAATGGGGTTCAACTCCCACAAAACCGTTAACTAAGATTGCCTTTGGGCATTTTCCACTTTCATTTTCCGTACCCTCAAATTCGAAGAAAACCCTGAAAGATATTTTCCTCGAGAACTCTATAACTGCTTACCTTTGTGGCCATCTTCATTCACGATTTGGCAAGAACTTGAAACGACACCATGTTGTTGATCAAAATGACCTATTCCAACTAAATATACATCAAAAGGGTAGTAGCGTAAATTGTGCAAATGGAGGTGCAAATGTAGATGAATTTTGGGAGATGGAAATGGGTGATTGGAGAAAAAGTCGAGCTATGCGTGTGATAGCCGTTGATAAAGGCCGTCTCTCGTTTGTCGACACTAATTTAAAAATGGGAGCTAAAACAATATTGATACTACCTGCATTTCCATTAGACTCTCGCTTTATGTCAACAACTATGTTAAACAAATACAAATGTGAATCAATGGAGGATATATCTCATATTCGAGCCCTCGTCTTTTCTTCAACTACAATTGCATCCGTTAAGGTGAAAATATACGACTCGAGGCGTGGTGGTCTCGATATGGTTCTAGAAGCTTCCATGAGTAAGATTGAAGACCTATATACAGTCCCATGGAACGCAAAAGTGTTTATGGACCCATCTCCCAATAGATATTGGTTACAAATTGAAGCAACTAATATAAACGATGAAATGAGTTCTACCGAGTTGATACCTTTTTCATTAAGTGGTTTTCGTGCGGATCTTTCATGGACGTGGACGGAATTTTTTGTCATGGGTATCCAATGGGCGGAATTATACTACCCGTTATTTTGGTCATTCTATTTTCTTATGCTCACTGTTCTTATTCTTCCAAAAACGGTCATTTCCTTATCGAATAGGCAGTACACTTACAAGTATTTTAAGGCGAATAAAGGCGTTTTAAATGGTTTGACATGGATTTTTTCTGAGGTGCACAACATCCCATATTTGTGGATAATGATGTTAGGCTACTTGCTTTACCTTGTTCTATGTCCATGGTTTTTAGGTCAAGTTTACACTGAAGGTGGTGATAGGGGATACATGACATATAAAGGGTGGGTGGTGAAATTTAACGATTTAAAAAAATTGGAGTTTATTGGGTTACCGGATGTGATGGTGGTTGTTCTTCCGCATCTTTATTTTGTAGTATTGCCGGCAGTTTTAATTATTGGGGCCGTGGCTGCTGACAAGGCAGTGTACCAGGATTACGTGTGTTCACTTTCGggaaagaaaaaagatgatgatggtgTAAATGATGTAAGATCTAGGTCAACTAATCATATAAGTGGTCGGATTTTAAATCAGTTGTGTATATGGGCTCGGAGTATACTTGTAATCTTCACTTTGGGGGTTTGTTGGAAGCATATTAAG AGCTGTTGGGCTCTTATGAATGCGTATGAGATGAACCCGATTATACATTTCCCATTTTATAGCTTCTCAATCCCTTTGTTATTAGCATATGTTTTTTACAAGACGAAAAGAGTATGA